The genomic region GCTTTGCATGAACCGAATGAAAACGCTGACGCTCGCCTGCGCTGCAGCCGCCCTGGCCGTTTCCTCTGTTAGCGCTCAGGCGCGTGATTTCCGTTTAGGGCTGATCACCCCCGCCCAACACCTGTGGTCCACCGAAGCCGAAGCGTTTGCGCAAACGTTAAACGAACGCTCCAATGGTGAGCATAGCGTAAGCGTGTTTCCTGCACAGCAGCTGGGCAACGAAGCGCAGATGGTGCAGCAACTGCAAACCGGCGCGCTGGACATGGCCTTTCTGACCATCGCCGAAATCTCCAACCGTATTCCCGACTTTGGTGCGCTCTACGCCCCCTACCTTGTCGATGACGTGAACCACGCGGCGCGCCTGCTGCGCTCCGATGCCGCCGGTGAACTGCTGGACTTAATGCCAGAAGGCGTGGGGCTGGTCGGTGTCGGTTACGGCATGGTGGGTATGCGCCAAGTGCTGAGCCGCAGCCCCATTGAAAGCGCTGATGATTTGCAGGGGCAACGGCTGCGTATTACCCCCTTCGAGCCCATCCGTGACTTCTACACAGCGACTGGCGCGGCGCCTGCCCCGATGCCGCTATTGGAAGTGTACGACGCGTTGGCGAACGGCCAAGTCGATGCCATCGATATGGATTTCGACTCGATTCTAATTTTGAAATTCTACGAGCAGGCAAACAACCTACTGATTTCCAACCATATGATGTTCCCCATGGTGGGGGTCGTATCTGGGCGGGTATGGCGCGAGCTCTCTGAAGAGGATCGCGAGCTGATTGATAACGCGATGGCCGAACACCTGGAGAACGTGCTGACCGGTTTTGAAGCGAAGGACGCCGCCCAGGAAGAAGAAATTCGCGCGCTGGATATTAATATCGTCGAAGCCGATGCCGAGTTCTTCGCCGAGGCGATTGCCGAGTGGGAACGCATCTGGGCACCGAAAGCGCCC from Halomonas sp. 7T harbors:
- a CDS encoding TRAP transporter substrate-binding protein; this encodes MNRMKTLTLACAAAALAVSSVSAQARDFRLGLITPAQHLWSTEAEAFAQTLNERSNGEHSVSVFPAQQLGNEAQMVQQLQTGALDMAFLTIAEISNRIPDFGALYAPYLVDDVNHAARLLRSDAAGELLDLMPEGVGLVGVGYGMVGMRQVLSRSPIESADDLQGQRLRITPFEPIRDFYTATGAAPAPMPLLEVYDALANGQVDAIDMDFDSILILKFYEQANNLLISNHMMFPMVGVVSGRVWRELSEEDRELIDNAMAEHLENVLTGFEAKDAAQEEEIRALDINIVEADAEFFAEAIAEWERIWAPKAPMLETLRDEADRLRDE